CGAACCCCGACGCTTATGTCTACCGCGTGGCCTGCAATCTCGCGATGGACAGCCTGCGTTCGCTCAAGCGCTGGCCGGGATCGAACAGCGACGAGGGCGCCGATCCGGACGTCATCGCCGACCTGCAGCCCGGCCCCGAGCTGATCGCCGAGGCGCGCTCCGAGGTGGCTGCCGTGGACCGCGCCATGCAGAGCCTGCCGCGCGGCCATCGCTCGGTGCTGCTGGCGCTGCGCTGGCACGAAATGTCGCGCCAGGAAGTGGCCAGGCGCCACGGTGTTTCGGTGCGCAGGGTGGACACCACGCTCAGGCAGGCCCTTGGCGTATTGCGTTGAACTTTTGGCGGGTGCGTTGCCTGCCCCTGCGGAACCTCCGCTCGCGCAGCTGTCACGCATCCTGTTGCATAGTCATCCGGGAAGTGGAGGAAACAGACGATGAAGTGGACGACACCCATGCGGGTCACCATGCAGGAGTTGGATGCCAGGCTCTCGAAAATCGTCGAACGGGCACGCGAAGGGCCGGTGGCGGTCAACCGCTACGGCTCACCCTGGGTCTGGATCGTGAGCCACCACGCGTGGGTGCAGGCCGACAACCTGCGCGCCCTCGTGCCCGAGGGCCATCCCCTGGTGGCGCTGCATGACCTGGTGGAAGACGCGCTGCGCTACGAGCGAGCGCTGCTGGCAGACCTGGAGCTGCAGCACGGCGGCAGGATCGGCGCCTCGACATTGGTGCGCAGCCTGATCCTGCAGATCATCTATTCGCTGGAGGACGGCGAGAAGGTGCACGAGAGCCTCACCTACAACATGCTGTTCCGGTGGTTCGTGGGGTTCGAGAAGTTCGCCGACGAGCTGCCCGGCCGCGTCGAGTTCACGCGCGACCTGAACGTGGTGGGGGCCGACCCGCGCGTGGCGCGCGTGATCACGCGCTGTCTTTCGAACACCTTCCTGCCGGAATCGGGCGACGGCGACTTCAGAGTCAATCGCGGTCTGTTGCATGCGCTGTCGACCTGGGCCTGCGCCGCCTCCGTGCCGGATGCGCGGCCGCACCAGACGATGCGCTAGCCCGTTGGGGCTACTGCGCAGCAGCAGCAGCGGGCGCGACCCTGACGATGCCGGGGTTGGCGGGCCGCGCAAGCACCGGTGCGGCAATGCGCTGGGACGTGCCGGCCTTGTCGATCACCACCGCGTCGGCCTCGATCGAGGTCAGCGTGACCGACTTGCCCAGCGTCTCGCCCGACCGGTAGGGCCTGGGCGCTGCGTCGTTGACGGACAGCACTGCAACGCCATGGTCGTCCCCCCTGATCAGCCCTTTGACGACGATGTTGGCCCGCACCTCGCCGGGTCCGAACCATGCCGCCAACGCGCCAGCTGTGGGGTCGGCATCCGCAGCCTGCACAGGCGGGGCCGGTGCGGGCGCAGCAGGCTGGGGCAGAAGGCGCGCCCAGGTCGCCACACCCGCCACGACGAGCAGCAGGCCCGCGGCGTGGACGGCGTATCTGGTGGATGGTTTCACAGGCTCGGTCATCGGTATTTCCCATTCGGTTGCCGCTGCTGCGGGCGTTGGAAGCCCTGTCTATCACGCGGCCGTTGGGGTTTGATGTCAGTGGCTTCGCGCTGCCGCGCCGGGGCGGTGTTTTCATTCCGGCATCACATGCGCTGCCTAGCATTGGGCAGGGCTTTTCAATCGATCAACCAACCGGGCGCAGCAAGATGAAGGTGTGCATGTCGCCGCGAACCCGGCGCGTCGGCGAGGGCGGCTTCTCGCTGATCGAGTTGATGATCGTGATGGTCATCGTCGGCATCGCGAGCGCGGCAATCAGCTTCGCCGTCGCGCCCGACCCTGCACAGGAACTGCGCCGCGATGCCCGCGAGCTGGCGCTGCGCCTGGCGGTGGCGCAGAACGAGGTGCGCATCGACGGCCGCGTCATCGCATGGCAGGCGAACGCCGACGGCTACCAGTTCGCGCGCGGCACCTGGCAGGCCGTGCCGGGCAGCGCGATACCGGCGGTATCGACGCTGGGCACGCTCGACACCTTCGCGCGCGACGACGAACTGCGCCCACGCCAGTGGCGCGTGGGCCCGGTGGAGGTGACGCCGGCCCGGCCGATCCTGCTGACCTCCGAGCTGATCGGCGCGACCTGGCGGCTCGAACTGCGCCACGGCAGCGCCACGGTGGCTGTGTTGCGCGACGCCGCTGGCGGCTACGAGGTGAGGTAGTCCATGAACAACGCGCCGCGCGCCGCAGGCTTCACGCTGATCGAGGTGCTGATTGCGCTGGCCATCGTCAGCATCGCGCTGGCAGCGATCGCGCGGGCCTCCAGCCTGACCATCACCAACCTCGGCCTGCTGGAGCAGCAGTCGTTGGCGATGCTGTCCGCGGAAAACAGCCTGGCGGAGCTGCGCATCGGCCAGGGCCCGGCCGGGCCGGGCGTCGTGCGCAGCGCCTGCCCGCAAGGCGGCCTGCGCCTGGTCTGCCGGCTCGAGGCCGGTGCCGCCGTCGACGGGCTGCGCACTGTGACGGTGGATGTCTACCTCGCGGAAAACGGCGACCGGCGCATGGCTTCGCTGCAGACGCGCGTGCAGGAGGGCCGGTAGATGACGCGACCGCGCCGGCAGGCCGGCTTCACCCTGGTCGAGGTGATGATCGCCATCACCATCATGGCGGTGCTGAGCCTGATCGCCTGGCGCGGCCTCGACAGCGTGAGCCGGGCCAACGGTGCGCTGGAACACCGCACCGAAGACATCGCCCGGCTGCTGCGCGCGCTCGACCAGATGGACCGCGACCTTGCCCTGCGCGTTACCACCGAGTTTCCGTTGCGCGCGGGCGATGCAGCTGGGCCCGGCGGCAACGGTGCGACACGCGAGGCAGGCGGGCGACCCGTTGCGGCCGTGGCACCGCCGGCCGACCTGCTGCCGGCCTCGCTGCAGGCGCGTCGGCAGAACGGGTTGCCCTTTTTCATCGAGATCGTTCGTACAGCGCCTGCCGCACCGGGGTATTGGCAGCGGGTGCAGTGGTGGGAGCGCGGCGGTGTTCTCTATCGGGCCGCAGGGCCGGCTGCGGCGGCGTTTCCCTTGCCTGCGCCCGATACGGCGGATCGCACGGCGGTCTTGAACGACGTCACCGCCTTCGAGCTTCGGGCGTGGGAGCCGGGCGTGGGGTGGCGTCAGTTGCCTGCGATCGCACCCGCGCGCATGGGCGCGACTGGTCTGGAACTGGCGCTCGCGATTCGCACGAGCATGAGCGGCGAGGTACAGACTTTCCGCCGAGTCTTTCCGCTCGACTGAGCGCTGTGCCTCTTCTCTCTCTTCTCTACTTATTCTTCTTATTAAAGATAGTAGTAGTAGATAAGGGTAAACCCCTGCTGTGGAAACTGCGCTTTTTTCCATGGCTGACAACGACTTGCGCTGCCTGCTTCACTGTGCGCACCTCTGCTTTCGGGGCTGCCTCGAAAAAGGAACAACTCGGGAGCAGCCGGGCGGTCTGTGGACAACCGCCCCTTTGTGCCAAAACTTTCCCCAGAGTTTTCCCGAGCGTCTCCGCTCAGCGTCTGCGCGCAGTGAAGACACCGGAGCGGGTCGTCCTTCGCCTACGCAGGGTCGCCCGATGTGACGACGCGGCGGCGCTGTCGATCTTTCAACCATGGGTCTTCGCTCAGCCGCCAGAGCAATCAATGAAAGCAGAGGCAAGGCTGAACCCTGCAGACCCGGCCCGTCGCACAGACGGGCAACGAAAGGACCCCGACATGGCATACACCGAAGCAACCACAGACACCCTGAACGCAGGCCCCATCCTCGCCAACGACGAGGTCGTGGACGTGCTCAACGACCTGCTCGAAAACTCGCGTGACGGCGAATACGGCTTTCGCGCCTGCGCCGAAGAAGTGAAGGACCCCGCGGCAAAGCAGCTGTTTGCCAGCCGCGCAGAGCAATGCAGGAAGGCCGGTGCCGAACTGATCGCGCTCGTCACCACCTACAGCGGCACACCGGCCTCCGGCGGCACCACCAGCGGCGCATTGCACCGCGGCTGGGTGCACGTGAAGGGATCGCTGGGCGCTAACAGCGAGCTCTCGATCCTGGAGTCGTGTGAGCGCGGCGAAGACGCGGCGGTTGCACGCTACCGCAAGGCGATGAAGCAGAACCTGCCGGCCGACGTGCGCGGCGTGATCGCAATGCAGGCCGAAGGCGCGCAGCGCAACCACGACCAGATCCGCGACCTGCGCAATGCCGCACGTGCGCGTGAGTAACTCGCGCTGATCGGATTTGCGCCGATCGAGCGCTTCACGAAAAGGCCGGGACCTCCCGGCCTTTTTCACGCGTGCCTTCGCCCGGATAGCGCACGCATTGCAGCGCCTCGAAACCCTTCTGCGTGACCGCCAGCACCTGCACCACGCGCAGGCCCGGCATCTTCGCGATGTCCGCGGCCGAGGGCACCAGCGCGAGCACCAGTCCGGCGGCGCGAAGTTTCAGGACTTCATCGATGTCCTTGCGCGAGGACATCACCATGGGTAGCCGCGTGGCGGCAATCTGCCTGAGCATGAGCATGTCTGTGAGCATTTTTTGTCTCCTTGTTCATCGGCGACAAAGGTCGGGAGAGCGTTCGGAATAAGGCTTCCCGCCAGGCGGGAGGGATGCGAAAGATACCGGGCCGCACACGCCCTCGACGTAGGACCGCATCCCGCGACAAGGGTCGCAATGCGCTCCGGGAATTCCCGGATGCCCAGAGCACCGCCGCGATGGGATAGTTAGTTCGCCCTTCAAACTAACTAATTTCTTACACGGCTGATCCCTGCGGGGCGCACCAACATTGGAGAGACATCGATGCAACTGAAACACACCCTGGCCGCCATGGCCTTCGGTCTTACGGCCGTGGGCGCGATGGCGCAGACCGTGGTCGGCGTGAGCTGGTCGAACTTCCAGGAAGAACGCTGGAAGACCGACGAGGCTGCCATCAAGGCCCAACTGGAAAAACTCGGCGCCAAGTACATCAGTGCCGATGCGGGCGGCTCGCCCGAGAAGCAGCTCGGTGACATCGAGGGCCTGATGTCCAAGGGCGCCAAGGCGCTCATCGTGCTGGCGATGGACAAGGACGCCATCCTGCCCGCCGTCACCAAGGCCACGCGCCAGAAGGTGCCCGTGGTGGCGTACGACCGGCTGATCGAGGCGCCCGGCGTCTTCTACATCACCTTCGACAACGTCGAGGTCGGCCGAATGGAGGCACGCGAAGTCTTCAAGGTCAAGCCCAAGGGCAACTACGTGATCATCAAGGGCTCGCCGAGCGACCCGAACGCCGACTTCCTGCGTGCGGGCCAGCAGGAAGTGCTGGACGCCGCCATCAAGAAGGGCGACATCAAGATCGTCGGTGACGAATACACCGAAGGCTGGAAGCCCGAGGTCGCGCAGAAGAACATGGAGCAGATCCTCACCAAGGCCGGCAACAAGGTCGACGCGGTGGTCGCGGCCAACGACGGCACGGCCGGCGGCGCGGTGGCCGCGCTCACGGCCAAGGGCATCCGCGGCATTCCGGTGTCGGGCCAGGACGCCGACTTCGCGGCGCTCAACCGCATCGCGCTGGGCACGCAGACCGCCACCATCTGGAAGGACTCGCGCGAACTCGGCCGCGAAGCCGCCTCCGCCGCCGTGGCGCTGGCCGCTGGCAAGCCGGTCGACAAGGCCGCGCCGTGGGCCGGCGGCGCCAAGAAGATCTCGCTGTCCTCGCGCCTGCTGACGCCGGTGCCGATCACGCGCGACAACCTCGACGTGGTCGTCAAGGCCGGCTGGATCAAGAAGGACGAGCTCTGCAAGGGCGCCTCGGGTGCGAGCGCGCCCGCCGCCTGCAAGTAAGCCGTAGCAACGGACGCGCTGGTCGCGCGTCCATCCGCGCAACGCTGCCGCCTCAGGCCGGCCCACAACGGGCCCGGCCAGGGCAGGTTGCGCACCTGTAGTCCCAAGGGGGTCTGAAAAATGAGCAATCCAACACCGGGCTGGTGGCGCCGCACGGGCATCGACCTGCGGCTGATATTGATGTGCGTGCTGCTGGCTGTGATGGCCGTGGTGTTCAGCGTCATGTCGGGCGGCGTGTTTCTCTCGCCCGAAAATCTCTACAACGTCGCGCAGCAGACGGCCGTGGTCGGCATCGTGTCGACCGTGATGGTGCTGGTCATCGTGGCGCGCCACATCGACTTGTCGGTCGGCTCGGTGATGGGCTTCGTCGGCGTGCTGATCGCCTACCTGCAATACACCTCCGGCTGGTCGTGGCCCACGGCCTGCCTTGCGGGGCTCGCGGTGGCGCTGCTGGTGTCCATCTACCAGGGCTGGCTCACGGCGGTGCTCGGCGTGCCGTCGTTCGTGGTCACGCTGGGCGGCCTCATGTCGTTTCGCGGCGCAGCCTTCCTGGTGGCCGACGGCAAGACGCAGCCGGTGAACGACGAATTCTTCCAGCGCCTGGGCGGCGGCTACGACGGCGGCATCGGCGTCACTGCGAGCTGGGTGCTCGCGGCCATCGTGGCGCTGGTGCTGTTCGGGCGCATGCTGCAAAAGCGCCGCGCGCGCCAGCGCTACGACATGCCGACCGAGGCGCTGTGGCTCGACGTGCTGATCACCGCAGTGCCGGTGGCGGTGGTGATCGCCTTCGCATGGGTCATGAACAACTACCAGATCTCGTCGAAGAGCGAGCCGCAGGGCATTCCGATTCCGGTGCTGATCTGGGCCGCGGTGGCCATCGTGCTGTCGTTCATCGTGCACCGCACGCGCTTCGGGCGCTATGTGTTCGCGATGGGCGGCAACCCCGACGCGGCAGCGCTGGTGGGTATTCCGGTCAAGCGCGTCACGCTGATGCTGTTCGCGCTGCTGGCGGTGCTGGTCACCGTTGCGGCCATCGTGTCGATCGCGCGGCTCAACGCGGGCACCAACTCGCTGGGCACGGGCATGGAGCTGTACGTGATTGCGGCGGCCGTCATCGGCGGCACGGCGCTGGCGGGCGGCAGCGGCTCGATCTTCGGCTCGGTGCTGGGCGCGCTCATCATGCAGTCGCTCGACAGCGGCATGCTGCTGCTCGACGTGCCCATCGGCAAGCGCATGGTCATCATCGGGCAGGTGCTGATCGTGGCTGTGGTGTTCGACGTGCTGTATCGCCGCAAGTTTGGGGAGAACTGAAATGGCAGACATCGACACCTCCAAACCCCTGGTGGAACTGCGCGAAATCCGCAAAGCCTTCGGTGGCGTCAAGGCCGTGGATGGCGTGAGCGTCAACCTCTACCCCGGCGAAGTGGTCGCGCTGCTGGGCCACAACGGTGCCGGCAAATCCACGCTGATGAAGATGCTCGCGGGCGCCTACCCCATCGACTCGGGCGACACGCTGATCGCGGGCGAGAAGGTCAACATCCGCACGCCCGCCGAAGCACAGGGCCAGGGCATCGAGACCATCTACCAGACCCTCGCGCTGGCCGACAACCTCGACTCGGTGTCGAACCTCTTTCTCGGCCGCGAGAAGATGACCCCGTGGCGCACGCTCGACGATCACTTCATGGAAGTGCAGGCGCGCAAGGTGTTCCACCGCCTCAACAAGAACTTCACCAACATCCGCGTGCCGGTGCGCCGGCTCTCGGGCGGGCAGCGCCAGGTGGTGGCCATTTCGCGCGCGCTGTACTTCAACGCGCGCATCCTCATCATGGACGAGCCTTGCGCGGCGCTCGGCCCTGAAGAAACCGCAATGGTCGGCGGCCTCGTGAAGCAGCTCAAGGCCGATGGCGTGGGCATCTTCCTCATCACGCACGACATGCCCGACGTGTTCTCGCTGAGCGACCGGCTCGCGGTGATGAAGAACGGCAAGCTTGTCGGCACCTACCGCACCGCCGACGTGACCGAAGACGAAGTGCTCGGGATGATCATTGCCGGCAAGCGGCCCGAGGGCAAGGAGCAGGCCCATCACGCCGACACCGCCGCGCTCGCCTGATGCTGTTGTGAAGACCATCGGCGACCAGCAACTGCTCAAGCGCATGAACCGCAGCGTGCTGCTGCGGCTGCTGCGCGCGCAGCCCGGCCTCTCTCGTGCGCGGCTGGCCAGCGAGAGCGGCCTCACCAAGTCGACCGTGAGCCTGCTGGTGCGCGAGCTGATCGACGAAGGCTGGCTCAGCGAGGCCGGCGCCACAGTGGCCGACGGGCTCGGTCGGCCTTCGACGCCGCTGCAGATCAACGTGGGCGTGCGCGCGCTGATGGGCGTGGAGATTGCGGTGGAGACGGTGCGCCTCGTGTGCGTTTCGCTGCAGGGCGAGGTACTGCACTCGAACACACACGCGCTCACCGATGGCTCGCCGGCCGGCGTGTGCGCGCAGGTCGCGCGCATGGCGGCCGCTGCGAATGCGCAGCTGGAGCAACTGGGCCTGCGCCTGTCGAGCATCGGTGTGTGCGTGCCCGGCGCGGTGGACGACTGCACCGGCGTGGTCCGCTTCGCGCCCAACCTCGGCTGGCGCAACGTGAGCCTGCTGCCCGCGCTCGAAAAAGCCTTTGC
This is a stretch of genomic DNA from Variovorax paradoxus. It encodes these proteins:
- a CDS encoding RNA polymerase sigma factor gives rise to the protein MLFQPGWQLRDECIVMPVPEVRAPKPAEPAVDLQAHLATHYAQLHRRLERHLGCADFARECLHDAWLRLGERQPQEAPANPDAYVYRVACNLAMDSLRSLKRWPGSNSDEGADPDVIADLQPGPELIAEARSEVAAVDRAMQSLPRGHRSVLLALRWHEMSRQEVARRHGVSVRRVDTTLRQALGVLR
- a CDS encoding type II secretion system protein N produces the protein MTEPVKPSTRYAVHAAGLLLVVAGVATWARLLPQPAAPAPAPPVQAADADPTAGALAAWFGPGEVRANIVVKGLIRGDDHGVAVLSVNDAAPRPYRSGETLGKSVTLTSIEADAVVIDKAGTSQRIAAPVLARPANPGIVRVAPAAAAAQ
- a CDS encoding ferritin-like domain-containing protein encodes the protein MAYTEATTDTLNAGPILANDEVVDVLNDLLENSRDGEYGFRACAEEVKDPAAKQLFASRAEQCRKAGAELIALVTTYSGTPASGGTTSGALHRGWVHVKGSLGANSELSILESCERGEDAAVARYRKAMKQNLPADVRGVIAMQAEGAQRNHDQIRDLRNAARARE
- a CDS encoding transposase; the encoded protein is MKWTTPMRVTMQELDARLSKIVERAREGPVAVNRYGSPWVWIVSHHAWVQADNLRALVPEGHPLVALHDLVEDALRYERALLADLELQHGGRIGASTLVRSLILQIIYSLEDGEKVHESLTYNMLFRWFVGFEKFADELPGRVEFTRDLNVVGADPRVARVITRCLSNTFLPESGDGDFRVNRGLLHALSTWACAASVPDARPHQTMR
- a CDS encoding sugar ABC transporter permease, with the translated sequence MSNPTPGWWRRTGIDLRLILMCVLLAVMAVVFSVMSGGVFLSPENLYNVAQQTAVVGIVSTVMVLVIVARHIDLSVGSVMGFVGVLIAYLQYTSGWSWPTACLAGLAVALLVSIYQGWLTAVLGVPSFVVTLGGLMSFRGAAFLVADGKTQPVNDEFFQRLGGGYDGGIGVTASWVLAAIVALVLFGRMLQKRRARQRYDMPTEALWLDVLITAVPVAVVIAFAWVMNNYQISSKSEPQGIPIPVLIWAAVAIVLSFIVHRTRFGRYVFAMGGNPDAAALVGIPVKRVTLMLFALLAVLVTVAAIVSIARLNAGTNSLGTGMELYVIAAAVIGGTALAGGSGSIFGSVLGALIMQSLDSGMLLLDVPIGKRMVIIGQVLIVAVVFDVLYRRKFGEN
- a CDS encoding prepilin-type N-terminal cleavage/methylation domain-containing protein, which produces MSPRTRRVGEGGFSLIELMIVMVIVGIASAAISFAVAPDPAQELRRDARELALRLAVAQNEVRIDGRVIAWQANADGYQFARGTWQAVPGSAIPAVSTLGTLDTFARDDELRPRQWRVGPVEVTPARPILLTSELIGATWRLELRHGSATVAVLRDAAGGYEVR
- a CDS encoding ATP-binding cassette domain-containing protein, translated to MADIDTSKPLVELREIRKAFGGVKAVDGVSVNLYPGEVVALLGHNGAGKSTLMKMLAGAYPIDSGDTLIAGEKVNIRTPAEAQGQGIETIYQTLALADNLDSVSNLFLGREKMTPWRTLDDHFMEVQARKVFHRLNKNFTNIRVPVRRLSGGQRQVVAISRALYFNARILIMDEPCAALGPEETAMVGGLVKQLKADGVGIFLITHDMPDVFSLSDRLAVMKNGKLVGTYRTADVTEDEVLGMIIAGKRPEGKEQAHHADTAALA
- a CDS encoding PulJ/GspJ family protein, with the translated sequence MTRPRRQAGFTLVEVMIAITIMAVLSLIAWRGLDSVSRANGALEHRTEDIARLLRALDQMDRDLALRVTTEFPLRAGDAAGPGGNGATREAGGRPVAAVAPPADLLPASLQARRQNGLPFFIEIVRTAPAAPGYWQRVQWWERGGVLYRAAGPAAAAFPLPAPDTADRTAVLNDVTAFELRAWEPGVGWRQLPAIAPARMGATGLELALAIRTSMSGEVQTFRRVFPLD
- the xylF gene encoding D-xylose ABC transporter substrate-binding protein, with the protein product MQLKHTLAAMAFGLTAVGAMAQTVVGVSWSNFQEERWKTDEAAIKAQLEKLGAKYISADAGGSPEKQLGDIEGLMSKGAKALIVLAMDKDAILPAVTKATRQKVPVVAYDRLIEAPGVFYITFDNVEVGRMEAREVFKVKPKGNYVIIKGSPSDPNADFLRAGQQEVLDAAIKKGDIKIVGDEYTEGWKPEVAQKNMEQILTKAGNKVDAVVAANDGTAGGAVAALTAKGIRGIPVSGQDADFAALNRIALGTQTATIWKDSRELGREAASAAVALAAGKPVDKAAPWAGGAKKISLSSRLLTPVPITRDNLDVVVKAGWIKKDELCKGASGASAPAACK
- the gspI gene encoding type II secretion system minor pseudopilin GspI, whose translation is MNNAPRAAGFTLIEVLIALAIVSIALAAIARASSLTITNLGLLEQQSLAMLSAENSLAELRIGQGPAGPGVVRSACPQGGLRLVCRLEAGAAVDGLRTVTVDVYLAENGDRRMASLQTRVQEGR